One genomic region from Colletotrichum lupini chromosome 7, complete sequence encodes:
- a CDS encoding 60S ribosomal protein L23, translating to MAKLSRGAPGGKLKMTLGLPVGAVMNCADNSGARNLYIISVKGIGARLNRLPAGGVGDMVMATVKKGKPELRKKVHPAVIVRQSKPWKRFDGVFLYFEDNAGVIVNPKGEMKGSAITGPVGKEAAELWPRIASNSGVVM from the exons TCGCGGTGCCCCCGGTGGCAAGCTCAAGATGACCCTCGGTCTTCCCGT TGGTGCCGTCATGAACTGCGCCGACAACTCTGGTGCCCGTAACCTTTACATCATCTCCGTCAAGGGTATCGGTGCCCGCCTCAACAGACTGCCCGCCGGTGGTGTCGGTGACATGGTCATGGCCACCGTCAAGAAGGGAAAGCCCGAACTCCGCAAGAAGGTCCACCCCGCCGTCATCGTTCGCCAGTCCAAGCCCTGGAAGCGTTTCGACGGTGTCTTCCTGTACTTCGAGGACAACGCCGGTGTC ATCGTCAACCCCAAGGGTGAGATGAAGGGCTCCGCCATTACCGGCCCCGTCGGTAAGGAGGCTGCTGAGCTCTGGCCC CGTATTGCCAGCAACTCTGGTGTCGTCATGTAA
- a CDS encoding 40S ribosomal protein S21 — translation MENDKGEIVDLYVPRKCSATNRIIKAKDHASVQISVAKVDENGRAVPGENHVYALSGFVRAMGESDDAFNRLAQRDGLVKAVWSGQR, via the exons ATGGAGAACGACAAGGGCGAGATCGTCGATCT CTACGTTCCGCGCAAGTGCAGCGCCACCAACCGCATCATCAAGGCCAAGGACCACGCCTCCGTCCAGATCTCCGTCGCCAAGGTTGACGAGAACGGCCGCGCCGTCCCCGGCGAGAACCACGTCTACGCCCTCTCCGGTTTCGTTCGTGCGATGGGCGAGAGCGACGATGCCTTCAACCGTCTGGCCCAGCGCGATGGCCTCGTCAAGGCTGTCTGGTCCGGCCAGCGCTAA
- a CDS encoding carboxylesterase codes for MGSTIQDARPSVKLTQGTVIGTVVSDSLPRPVEAFKGIPYALPPTGDRRFRAPVKVQPSTKEIDASKWGPVAPGKQLFPGGPAFEYSEDCLTANVFRPVSSSRNETLLPVAVYIHGGAFNRGTAMMHNTASFLANSGQAFIAVSFNYRIGALGFLPSTKSFEEGSVNLGLKDQLILLEWVRDNITAFGGDPNNVTLFGISAGAHSIGHILINDEGQYNPPLFHKVILESGAPTSRAVRPYSAPIHEAQFADFLAETGCPPDLSAAETFAYLRAAPTEVVQKAQIAVFDKYNPSLRWAFQPVVDGDIIPRPPMESWRLNKWRKVPIMTGFNRNEGSIYISKKVSKSDEFTSFFADLLPLLSKEDVETIDKLYPDPLIIPTSPYKESLDGTGAQYRRLEIAYGQYAYVAPVRQTADLASRADPALPVYLYQWGLESSLLDRARHGENMYYEACEPAKTKISPTQKELCLTLNAYLASFIVAGDPNAVRGESAPERPTWERYVAEDPKALVFAEENKELIGGEAGVPARLCADTWARKESEFWWTKVDVSQQ; via the exons ATGGGTTCGACAATTCAAGATGCCCGTCCCTCAGTGAAACTCACCCAGGGAACCGTCATCGGCACAGTCGTGTCAGATAGTCTCCCCCGGCCAGTCGAAGCCTTCAAGGGTATTCCGTATGCGCTCCCGCCAACAGGAGATCGCAGGTTCCGCGCACCGGTCAAAGTCCAACCCTCAACAAAGGAAATCGACGCCTCGAAATGGGGTCCCGTCGCACCGGGCAAGCAACTCTTCCCAGGCGGTCCAGCGTTTGAGTACAGCGAGGACTGCTTAACCGCCAACGTCTTCCGGCCCGTCTCGTCGTCTCGAAATGAGACACTGCTGCCCGTTGCCGTGTACATCCACGGCGGCGCATTCAACAGAGGCACCGCCATGATGCACAACACGGCTTCGTTCCTGGCCAACTCGGGACAGGCTTTTATTGCAGTTTCCTTCAATTATCGAATTGGAGCTCTCGGTTTCCTACCATCCACTAAGAGTTTCGAGGAGGGTTCTGTGAATCTCGGTTTGAAAGATCAACTCATTCTTCTCGAGTGGGTTCGCGACAACATCACGGCATTCGGCGGAGACCCCAACAACGTCACCCTCTTTGGCATCTCCGCCGGAGCACACTCT ATCGGCCACATCCTCATCAACGACGAAGGCCAATACAACCCACCCCTCTTCCACAAAGTCATCCTCGAGTCCGGCGCCCCAACATCCCGCGCAGTCCGCCCCTACAGCGCCCCCATTCACGAAGCCCAGTTCGCAGACTTCCTCGCAGAGACAGGCTGCCCGCCAGACCTCTCCGCCGCCGAGACCTTCGCCTACCTCCGCGCAGCGCCCACCGAGGTCGTCCAAAAGGCCCAAATCGCAGTCTTTGACAAGTACAACCCGTCCCTCCGCTGGGCCTTCCAGCCCGTCGTCGACGGCGACATCATCCCCCGCCCGCCAATGGAATCCTGGCGCCTCAACAAGTGGCGCAAAGTCCCCATCATGACGGGCTTCAACCGCAACGAAGGCTCCATCTACATCTCCAAAAAGGTTTCCAAATCTGACGAATTCACCTCCTTCTTTGCCGACCTGCTTCCCCTGCTCTCCAAAGAGGACGTCGAGACCATTGACAAGCTCTACCCGGACCCCCTCATCATCCCAACCTCACCCTACAAGGAATCCCTCGACGGCACAGGTGCGCAATACCGCCGCCTCGAAATCGCCTACGGCCAATACGCCTACGTCGCGCCCGTCCGCCAAACAGCCGACCTCGCCTCCCGCGCGGACCCGGCGCTCCCCGTCTACCTCTACCAATGGGGCCTCGAGAGCTCCCTCCTCGACCGCGCGCGCCACGGCGAGAACATGTACTACGAGGCTTGCGAGCCCGCGAAAACAAAAATCTCGCCGACGCAAAAGGAGCTGTGCTTGACGCTGAACGCCTACCTCGCCAGCTTCATCGTGGCGGGCGATCCGAATGCCGTGCGGGGCGAGAGCGCGCCGGAGAGGCCCACGTGGGAGCGGTACGTGGCGGAGGATCCCAAGGCGTTGGTGTTTGCGGAGGAGAATAAGGAGCTTATTGGGGGTGAGGCGGGGGTTCCGGCGCGGTTGTGTGCCGATACTTGGGCGAGAAAGGAGTCGGAGTTTTGGTGGACAAAGGTTGATGTGTCGCAGCAATGA
- a CDS encoding malic enzyme codes for MAPTKDRKEPKFSHLPLSTSGPISCAVTGSALLNTPYLNKGTAFPDDERREFNLTGLLPQSIHSLEQQLHRAYEQYKSRQDDLAKNTFLTSLKEQNEVLYYRIESITTSPNGGDQRISTTLWLPAYGEEILGIGDQGVGGVLISVAKLVLTTLCAGVHPNRTLPVVLDCGTDNEELLNDDLYLGLRQKRVRGHKYDRFVDEFVKAARRLYPRAYIHFEDFGLTNARRILDQYRPHIPCFNDDVQGTGCVTLAAITAALHVSQQKLTDLRLVIFGAGSAGVGIADQVRDAIAAEGNMSKEDASKQIWLIDKPGLLTTDSEVSAAQKGFAKDPSDWKDKDASLLSVIQSVKPNVLIGTSTKPKAFTEEIVRAMADGVERPIILPLSNPTRLHEAVPEDIYKWTDGKALVATGSPFKPVKGPWGEGGKEIEIEVAECNNSVVFPGIGLGSVLCRASLVTDKMLVAAVEGVASLSPALKDQTAPLLPGVDVVRDVSVRVARAVIKAAVKEGVATEEGIPEGDEDLDEWIREQMWSPEYRPLKLVEYSEASREAKDTR; via the exons ATGGCTCCTACAAAGGACCGCAAGGAGCCCAAGTTCTCCCACCTGCCTCTGAGCACCAGCGGCCCCATCAGCTGCGCCGTCACGGGCAGCGCGCTGCTCAATACACCTTATCTCAATAAGGGAACAGCCTTCCCTGATGACGAGCGCCGCGAGTTCAACCTGACCGGTCTGCTTCCCCAGAGCATTCATTCCCTCGAACAGCAGCTGCACCGCGCCTATGAGCAGTACAAAAGCCGCCAAGATGACCTGGCCAAGAATACATTTTTGACGTCGCTGAAGGAGCAGAATGAGGTCTTGTACTATCGG ATCGAGTCTATCACGACCTCGCCCAATGGGGGCGACCAGAGGATATCGACTACATTGTGGTTACCGGCAT ATGGAGAAGAGATCCTGGGTATCGGAGACCAGGGTGTCGGTGGTGTTTTGATCTCCGTGGCGAAGCTCGTCCTCACAACCCTGTGCGCTGGTGTTCATCCCAATCGAACACTGCCTGTGGTGCTCGACTGCGGCACTGATAACGAGGAGCTCTTGAACGATGATTTGTATCTGGGACTCAGACAGAAGCGTGTGCGGGGACACAAGTATGATCGCTTCGTTGACGAGTTCGTCAAGGCTGCCAGGAGGCTGTATCCTCGCGCTTACATCCACTTCGAGGACTTTGGTCTCACCAATG CCAGAAGAATTTTGGATCAATACCGCCCCCATATCCCGTGCTTTAACGACGATGTGCAGGGAACGGGATGCGTCACTTTGGCGGCAATCACGGCTGCTCTACACGTCAGTCAGCAGAAGCTCACTGACCTGCGCCTGGTCATCTTTGGTGCTGGCTCAGCTGGTGTTGGAATCGCGGACCAGGTCAGAGACGCCATTGCCGCCGAAGGAAACATGAGTAAGGAGGATGCTTCCAAGCAGATCTG GTTGATCGACAAGCCCGGTCTCTTGACCACAGATAGCGAGGTATCCGCCGCCCAAAAGGGCTTCGCCAAGGACCCTTCAGACTGGAAGGACAAGGACGCGTCTCTCCTTTCGGTCATTCAGAGTGTCAAGCCCAATGTCCTCATCGGGACTTCGACCAAGCCCAAGGCTTTTACGGAAGAAATCGTCCGCGCCATGGCAGACGGCGTTGAGCGGCCCATCATCCTCCCTCTCTCCAACCCAACTCGTCTCCATGAGGCCGTTCCGGAGGACATCTACAAATGGACCGACGGCAAGGCTCTCGTCGCGACAGGTTCCCCTTTCAAACCGGTCAAGGGCCCCTGGGGTGAAGGCGGTAAGGAGATTGAGATTGAAGTCGCAGAGTGCAACAACTCTGTCGTCTTCCCGGGCATCGGCCTCGGCTCCGTGCTTTGCCGGGCGAGCCTGGTGACGGACAAGATGCTCGTTGCGGCTGTGGAGGGCGTCGCGTCGCTCAGCCCCGCACTCAAAGACCAGACGGCGCCGCTGCTGCCGGGTGTGGATGTCGTCAGGGACGTCAGTGTGAGGGTCGCGCGGGCGGTGATCAAGGCGGCCGTCAAGGAGGGCGTGGCGACGGAGGAGGGGATCCCGGAGGGGGACGAGGACTTGGACGAGTGGATCCGGGAGCAGATGTGGTCGCCCGAGTATCGCCCGCTCAAGCTTGTTGAATACAGTGAGGCGAGTCGGGAGGCCAAGG ATACTAGATAA
- a CDS encoding major facilitator superfamily transporter — MTEKVSKDIKVAEDGLEPTKSFTTGEVAHLDESEAFLQENNITEEYLAELVNDKEKNRRLVRKIDLMILPLLAGTYVLQYIDKQALSYAAVFDLFSSTSVTQTEYSWFASIFYLAYLVAEYPWVYIAQKTRMGKVVAGCVLSWGSVLMITAACSNFPGLAACRFLLGVFEAPITTCFMMMVSMWYVRSEQPMRAGLFYCCNGVGSMLGGVLSYGIGQIDSFPVWKAVFLICGGITVVWGGLLLVFLPDSILSAKRFSLEERALLVGRARLAKTGVLNKTIKWYQVKEACLDPQVWLLTLFVLLNEVINGGVANFGKLIIKGLVTDPLLTTALGIPQGAFQVFWILTGAYTASKFRNQRTTVMAVWLIPTIIGCCMIWKLDRTHYKVGVLFGYYMIGCYVASLVLALQMPATNLGGYTKRITASAIVFTAYCVGNIIGPHAFLAKEAPLYATGCKLILACSASQVAIAVGLRMLLIRRNKQRDAAAAAAGISPDAEHDDEGVDLTDKENPNFRYVL, encoded by the exons ATGACCGAGAAAGTGTCCAAAGACATCAAGGTCGCCGAGGATGGCCTCGAGCCGACAAAGTCCTTCACGACGGGCGAGGTCGCGCACCTCGACGAGTCCGAGGCCTTTCTCCAGGAGAATAATATCACAGAAGAGTATCTCGCCGAGCTCGTCAACGACAAGGAGAAGAACCGACGCCTGGTCCGCAAGATTGACCTCATGATCCTCCCTCTCCTGGCCGGCACCTACGTCTTGCAGTACATTGACAAGCAGGCGCTGTCCTACGCCGCCGTCTTTGATCTCTTTTCCAGCACGAGCGTCACGCAGACCGAGTACTCGTGGTTTGCGAGTATCTTTTACCTGGCCTACCTGGTCGCTGAGTACCCATGGGTCTACATTGCGCAGAAGACGCGCATGGGCAAGGTGGTGGCGGGATGTGTTCTGTCGTGGGGTTCGGTGTTGATGATCACGGCTGCGTGCTCCAACTTCCCTGGACTTGCAGCGTGCCGTTTCCTCCTTGGAGTTTTTGAGGCGCCCATCACGACGTGCTTCATGATGATGGTTTCCATGTG GTACGTGCGATCTGAACAGCCCATGCGAGCAGGACTCTTCTACTGCTGCAACGGTGTCGGCAGCATGCTCGGCGGCGTTCTCAGCTACGGCATCGGCCAAATCGACTCTTTCCCCGTCTGGAAGGCCGTCTTCCTCATCTGCGGCGGCATCACCGTTGTATGGGGCGGCCTGCTCCTCGTCTTCCTCCCAGACAGCATCCTGAGCGCCAAGAGATTCTCCCTCGAGGAGCGAGCCCTCCTCGTCGGCCGCGCGCGTCTCGCAAAGACGGGCGTCCTTAACAAGACCATCAAGTGGTACCAAGTCAAGGAGGCCTGCCTCGACCCCCAGGTCTGGCTGCTGACACTCTTCGTCCTGCTCAACGAGGTCATCAACGGCGGCGTGGCCAACTTTGGCAAGCTCATCATCAAGGGGCTCGTTACTGACCCGCTGTTGACCACGGCGCTGGGAATCCCGCAGGGCGCCTTCCAGGTCTTTTGGATTCTCACGGGTGCCTACACCGCATCCAAGTTCCGTAACCAGCGCACGACCGTCATGGCGGTGTGGCTCATCCCCACCATTATCGGCTGCTGCATGATCTGGAAGCTGGATAGAACGCATTACAAGGTCGGCGTCCTGTTCGGCTACTACATGATTGGCTGCTACGTCGCTTCCCTGGTCCTGGCCCTGCAGATGCCGGCAACGAACCTCGGAGGATACACCAAGCGTATCACGGCCTCGGCCATTGTCTTCACGGCGTACTGCGTGGGTAACATTATTGGGCCTCATGCGTTTTTGGCCAAGGAGGCGCCGTTGTACGCGACTGGGTGCAAGCTTATCCTCGCGTGCTCGGCTTCGCAGGTGGCTATTGCTGTTGGGTTGCGGATGCTGCTCATTCGCCGCAACAAGCAGAGAGATGCTGCTGCGGCGGCTGCTGGTATCTCGCCTGATGCTGAGCACGATGATGAGGGAGTTGACTTGACTGACAAGGAG AATCCCAACTTCCGTTATGTATTATAA
- a CDS encoding AT hook domain-containing protein produces the protein MGSPFRSTRHDAYKLSSSPILPSLDQIKSQFPKQPPIRSPIAATSTPTHASHHFANPSSFLRREPPAIDLTTPCRDEPAPHRPQEEEEVTVISIANVPRPKRKRGVKVLEKKAFQPPSPSNPIKDASASPPGKKYANPKKPAAKSEKKPKTAKPKAATKKSGVQSRHFAKPKSEGKEDSPLPPPETEQDANEPLELEAALRRRVDWTPPPADNGMTSGSKSSQAIDLLSSTVKSPGRAASKETFDNLFGKFGRPDEELKRPSAEPSDGDRPVLKKRKLIETVPINESSKMGPPQKGPLKVKAPRKKPRTITELATAAYAVPDATEQEQPSAAPVESVEAGEETAKPKGKKRTSKAKKPKKAPPPEPILLSPTAALRQAAKQDYVFGTSSQLAREHSPTFLKDLQSALQASNSKREDHFVTPINSDEVEPEPKQKLWDVGARDEDGRLLDLEVIHLADTPQTAPHVADGLNPFGYAGIDQTMAAPPPHMPSDVSFPDIEDLLARDMAIDLPPHPIVSTQEKVNAPLPAHMLSDMSFPDIDDLLGKETDQNGKPQTQKQALPSSPPPRSVEITSQSVEVLLVSSGSGPNHVEKASTLPPLESPPVQASEASKPVATEDTAPEIAKPDFSLYTDNQLAREISSYGFKPVKRRQAMLALLDQCWVGKQRTALSSLPTNRPITTTSPAQAAAKSQKPATTVSPKRPRGRPRKTSLVEAEAEVEMPSSEPPPSAQPPPPSPKRGRGRPRKNAESTTATPSTASKKGKSKATSGASKEPKTSRKAASAVASPPRKKTKVTKVIEIPDSESEGPLSLSPSPCSSPEPTFSPAPEEASVSIGDDTEMSLAASQSQRSEVLFARITEAVTSSHPTTDPKNPSFHEMMLMYDPIVLEDLAGWLNTGQLSRVGYDGEVSPTEVKQWFLHWLDTVVTIRFLVLIEMIPCRRLQQGAVTGRTPNLGKNVNPRRVPNAFVITIIPSRDLQPNTSLIATPVSRTVRQQAGASNIIIMSQQRSSSSSPPKREREVMEPRPSASILLLSPTNQVLLLHRVKTSTSFASAHVFPGGNLDPFHDGEIPPSDARERHEDGHAYRLGAIRECFEETGILLATRKGSDDKSTLVNVPTAEREKARKQIHSGKLRFSEWVDSVGGVPDIGRLIPFTRWVTPTNVPKRFTTQMYIYMLPHSASTGADAAENEIIVPTPDGGVEHTAAKFDDAWTWLYRADKGEIILFPPQYYLLYLVSQFCKAAAPSPAPGKGHGDAYFASQRRGLLDFLHRAPTAVTEAGRKQPSSEIPWAHKVMSPHNLFIREGDNRIVLGLDKPGPELKGSGRGGDWERVVLVKFTRDGPRKVEVRGREEVLREEKEAKRAREAEEESEGRYKL, from the exons ATGGGGTCGCCGTTTCGAAGCACCCGTCATGACGCCTATAAACTCTCCTCTTCACCGATCTTGCCATCCCTCGACCAGATCAAGTCACAATTCCCCAAGCAGCCACCCATACGAAGCCCCATAGCTGCCACTTCCACACCAACACATGCGAGCCATCACTTCGCCAATCCCTCGAGCTTCCTTCGCCGGGAACCACCTGCGATTGACTTGACGACGCCATGTAGAGATGAACCTGCGCCACATCGACCacaagaagaggaggaggtcaCAGTGATATCCATTGCGAACGTACCCAGACCGAAACGCAAGAGGGGCGTCAAAGTTCTTGAGAAAAAGGCGTTCCAACCGCCTTCACCCTCCAACCCGATCAAAGATGCGTCTGCCAGTCCACCAGGGAAGAAGTATGCGAACCCCAAGAAACCAGCTGCAAAGTCTGAGAAAAAACCCAAGACTGCAAAGCCCAAGGCAGCAACAAAGAAGAGTGGTGTTCAGAGTCGCCACTTTGCGAAGCCCAAGTCTGAAGGCAAAGAGGATTCACCTTTACCACCACCAGAAACAGAGCAGGATGCCAATGAGCCATTGGAGCTCGAGGCGGCATTAAGACGTCGTGTGGACTGGACACCGCCGCCAGCCGACAATGGCATGACTTCAGGATCGAAATCTTCCCAGGCCATCGACCTCCTATCCTCGACTGTGAAAAGCCCAGGGCGTGCCGCGTCGAAGGAAACGTTCGACAATCTTTTCGGAAAGTTTGGTCGGCCGGACGAGGAATTGAAGAGACCCTCGGCTGAGCCGTCCGATGGCGACAGACCGGTgttgaagaagaggaagttGATCGAGACAGTGCCCATCAACGAATCGTCAAAAATGGGGCCACCTCAGAAGGGGCCCTTGAAAGTAAAAGCACCGAGGAAGAAGCCACGTACAATCACCGAACTGGCCACGGCAGCCTATGCGGTTCCAGATGCTACAGAACAGGAGCAGCCGTCTGCGGCTCCAGTCGAGAGTGTCGAGGCCGGAGAAGAGACTGCCAAACCTAAAGGAAAGAAGAGAACATCCAAAGCAAAGAAACCAAAAAAGGCTCCTCCACCTGAACCCATTCTGTTGTCACCAACTGCAGCCCTCAGACAAGCTGCGAAGCAAGATTACGTTTTCGGGACTTCGAGCCAGCTGGCACGTGAACACTCGCCTACTTTCCTCAAGGATCTCCAGTCTGCGCTGCAGGCATCAAATTCAAAGAGAGAAGATCATTTCGTGACTCCGATCAACAGCGACGAAGTTGAACCAGAACCCAAGCAAAAGCTTTGGGACGTAGGCGCGAGAGATGAGGATGGCAGGCTGCTGGATTTGGAAGTCATCCATCTTGCCGACACTCCACAAACAGCACCGCACGTTGCAGATGGCCTCAATCCTTTTGGTTATGCTGGAATCGATCAAACAATGGCGGCCCCGCCACCTCATATGCCGTCAGATGTCTCTTTCCCGGATATCGAAGACCTCCTGGCAAGAGACATGGCAATCGACTTGCCGCCACATCCTATTGTTTCTACACAAGAGAAAGTAAATGCGCCATTACCGGCTCACATGTTGTCGGACATGTCCTTTCCAGATATTGACGATCTTCTGGGAAAAGAGACCGATCAGAATGGCAAGCCTCAGACTCAGAAACAAGCATTACCCTCTTCGCCGCCTCCTAGGTCAGTCGAAATCACATCTCAGTCTGTGGAAGTGCTGTTGGTCTCTTCTGGTTCTGGACCAAACCATGTGGAAAAAGCTAGCACTCTGCCACCACTGGAGTCACCGCCAGTACAAGCCTCTGAAGCGTCCAAGCCTGTAGCGACGGAGGATACGGCCCCAGAGATAGCGAAACCAGACTTTAGTCTCTACACTGACAACCAACTTGCGCGAGAGATTTCGTCATACGGATTCAAACCAGTCAAGCGAAGGCAAGCCATGCTTGCACTTCTAGATCAGTGCTGGGTGGGCAAGCAAAGGACTGCCCTTTCATCGCTTCCCACGAACCGCCCCATCACGACCACGTCCCCGGCGCAAGCTGCTGCCAAGTCACAGAAACCAGCAACCACCGTTTCTCCCAAGAGGCCGCGTGGTCGCCCGCGGAAGACCAGCCTAGTTGAAGCTGAAGCTGAAGTTGAAATGCCTTCCAGTGAGCCGCCACCGTCCGCTCAGCCGCCACCACCTTCTCCCAAACGAGGCCGTGGTCGACCGAGGAAGAATGCCGAGTCGACGACAGCTACTCCCTCGACGGCCAGTAAGAAGGGCAAGTCGAAAGCAACGTCTGGCGCATCAAAAGAGCCGAAAACATCTAGGAAGGCGGCCTCGGCAGTGGCATCACCGCCTCGGAAGAAAACGAAAGTGACAAAGGTCATCGAGATCCCAGATTCTGAATCAGAAGGGCCGCTTTCCTTGTCACCATCGCCATGCTCTTCACCCGAGCCGACTTTCTCACCAGCCCCCGAGGAAGCTTCAGTGTCAATTGGCGACGATACAGAAATGTCACTCGCAGCGTCCCAAAGCCAGCGATCGGAAGTCTTGTTCGCGCGTATCACTGAAGCTGTGACCTCGTCGCATCCAACGACAGACCCCAAGAACCCGTCCTTCCACGAGATGATGCTAATGTATGATCCGATTGTGCTTGAAGATCTTGCTGGTTGGCTCAACACCGGACAGCTATCCCGGGTCGGGTATGACGGTGAAGTCTCGCCGACAGAAGTGAAGCAGTGGT TCTTGCATTGGTTAGACACGGTCGTCACAATAAGATTCCTGGTGTTGATTGAGATGATCCCCTGTCGCCGTCTC CAGCAGGGCGCGGTCACAGGGCGCACACCGAACCTCGGCAAAAACGTCAACCCCCGCCGG GTTCCCAATGCCTTCGTTATCACCATTATCCCATCCAG GGATCTCCAGCCAAACACGTCACTCATAGCAACGCCTGTTTCACGCACCGTCCGACAACAAGCGGGCGCATCAAATATCATCATCATGTCACAGCAACGTTCATCTTCTTCATCGCCGCCTAAGCGCGAAAGAGAGGTTATGGAGCCTCGGCCCAGTGCGAG CATCTTGCTCCTCTCACCGACAAACCAGGTCCTTCTGCTGCACCGGGTGAAGACGTCCACATCCTTCGCATCGGCACATGTATTCCCCGGCGGGAATCTCGATCCATTTCACGATGGAGAGATCCCGCCAAGTGATGCCCGTGAAAGGCATGAGGACGGCCACGCGTATCGGCTAGGTGCCATCCGTGAGTGCTTTGAGGAGACGGGCATCCTCCTCGCCACTCGGAAGGGCTCTGATGACAAGTCTACTCTTGTCAATGTTCCCACGGCGGAAAGAGAGAAGGCTCGCAAGCAGATTCATAGCGGCAAGTTGCGCTTTAGCGAATGGGTCGACAGCGTGGGCGGCGTCCCCGACATTG GACGCCTCATTCCCTTCACCAGATGGGTAACGCCCACCAACGTGCCCAAACGCTTCACAACGCAAATGTACATTTACATGCTCCCGCACTCGGCCTCAACCGGCGCCGACGCCGCCGAGAACGAAATCATCGTGCCGACCCCGGACGGCGGCGTAGAGCACACGGCTGCCAAGTTCGACGACGCGTGGACCTGGCTCTACCGCGCCGACAAGGGCGAGATCATCCTCTTCCCGCCGCAGTATTACCTCCTGTACCTGGTCTCACAGTTCTGCAAGGCCGCGGCACCGTCCCCGGCGCCCGGCAAGGGCCATGGCGACGCGTACTTTGCGTCGCAGAGGCGGGGCCTGCTGGATTTCCTTCACAGAGCGCCTACCGCCGTTACCGAAGCGGGTCGGAAGCAGCCTTCGTCTGAGATTCCGTGGGCGCACAAGGTGATGAGCCCGCATAACTTGTTCATTCGCGAGGGGGATAATCGTATCGTGCTCGGGCTTGATAAGCCTGGTCCCGAGCTCAAGGGGTCGGGCCGCGGAGGCGATTGGGAGAGGGTTGTGTTGGTCAAGTTTACGAGGGACGGTCCGCGCAAGGTCGAGGTGAGGGGTCGCGAGGAGGTGTTgagggaggagaaggaggcgaAGAGGGCTAgggaggcggaggaggagagcGAGGGGAGATATAAGCTTTGA